The window AAATTCCGGCGGGCACAATCCTTGGCGGCCACAGTTGGGTGGATGGATCCCTGCAACCGGGGGTGTACGGGCCAGGCACCCTGGTGGTTTGACGCTCTCCCCCCAACCCTGAAGGGTAGGGTCGGAGATTCCTGTTTCTTAGACTCTTATCCCAACAGGGTGCCGTAGGCATAGCTAGATGGTGCTCCGCACCGCACAGAGTGCGATCGAGTTGCCCCAACCCCCGCCAGACCGTCTCCGCAGGCATTTTGGTTTAACGTCCACGGTGCGCCCCACCGCAGACGAAAAAAGGAGCACAGCTTCCTTGTTGGTGATGTTAACTTATCACCGCCGCTATGCCTGCGGCACGCTACGCGAACACCACCACCTAATCGCAAGCGGTATAGGTGGAGCACTGCGACGAATCTTGGTAGATTAAAAAAATGGAGTTACCACAAACTGGGGAACGCTGGGATCCCTATCTTTCTTCCGTAGCCGCTCGCTTCAACCGGGAGCTCGAGATTCAACTGGGTCAGCCAGGCTGGCAACTTCCCCCAGACTTAGAGCAACTGCCCTTTTGGCAAGCCTACCAGCGGGATCATCTGCAGGAACGCCTCGGGATCCCATTCCCGCACCTGCGCGCCCCCCACAAACGGGAAGCCTGTCTGGATCTGGGCTGTGGAGTAAGTTTTCTCACCTATCCCTGGAATGACTGGCAAGCCAACTTTTATGGCCATGAGCTGAGTGGCGAGATTGTGCGCTTCATTCGCTCGCGGGCACCCCAGTTGAACTCAAAATTGTTCAAATCCATGCAGCAGGGATCCGCCCATCA of the Thermostichus vulcanus str. 'Rupite' genome contains:
- a CDS encoding class I SAM-dependent methyltransferase → MELPQTGERWDPYLSSVAARFNRELEIQLGQPGWQLPPDLEQLPFWQAYQRDHLQERLGIPFPHLRAPHKREACLDLGCGVSFLTYPWNDWQANFYGHELSGEIVRFIRSRAPQLNSKLFKSMQQGSAHHLENYAPEQFDLAIATGFLYYYPIEYFDGVWAELLRVLRPAAPILIEVVNPESVWAEQWGLIELFKGTEPIFTPLSEWERRITALGGKIQKQASGELFTTYLIQRKR